In a single window of the Streptomyces sp. NBC_00094 genome:
- a CDS encoding 5-formyltetrahydrofolate cyclo-ligase, producing the protein MTPEMSEKTMLRSRLLAARAALSPEALAHTAESLARRGVELAELAEASTVAAYVSVGREPGTRALLDALHARGVRVLLPVLLPDNDLDWAAYEGPERLAKAGRGLLEPVGPRLGPEAVCAADAVLLPGLAVDGRGMRLGRGGGSYDRVLARLARAGADPALVVLLYADEVVARVPEEPHDHPVHAVVTPLGVSRFPTTPTA; encoded by the coding sequence ATGACACCCGAGATGTCCGAAAAGACCATGCTCCGCAGTCGACTTCTGGCCGCCCGAGCCGCCCTGAGCCCCGAAGCCCTCGCGCACACGGCCGAATCCCTCGCCCGCCGGGGAGTGGAACTGGCCGAACTCGCGGAGGCGTCCACCGTCGCCGCCTACGTGTCCGTCGGCCGCGAGCCGGGCACGCGCGCGCTGCTCGACGCGCTGCACGCGCGCGGGGTGCGGGTCCTGCTCCCCGTGCTGCTCCCCGACAACGACCTGGACTGGGCCGCGTACGAAGGTCCCGAGCGGCTCGCGAAGGCCGGCCGGGGGCTCCTCGAACCGGTCGGGCCCCGCCTCGGCCCCGAGGCCGTCTGCGCCGCCGACGCCGTGCTGCTGCCCGGGCTCGCCGTCGACGGGCGCGGGATGCGGCTCGGACGGGGCGGCGGCTCGTACGACCGGGTCCTCGCCCGGCTCGCCCGGGCGGGCGCCGACCCGGCCCTCGTGGTGCTCCTGTACGCGGACGAGGTGGTCGCCCGGGTCCCGGAGGAACCGCACGACCACCCCGTCCACGCGGTGGTGACCCCGCTGGGGGTCAGCCGCTTCCCGACGACCCCTACGGCTTGA
- the moaC gene encoding cyclic pyranopterin monophosphate synthase MoaC — MSTQQGLTHIDEAGAARMVDVSAKDVTARTARASGRVLVSPRVIELLRGEGVPKGDALATARIAGIMGAKKTPDLIPLCHPLAVSGVTLDLAVTDEAVEILATVKTTDRTGVEMEALTAVSVAALTVVDMVKAVDKGAVISDVRVEEKTGGKSGHWTRSGS; from the coding sequence ATGAGCACGCAGCAAGGTCTCACCCACATCGACGAGGCGGGTGCGGCCCGCATGGTCGACGTCTCCGCGAAGGACGTCACGGCCCGCACGGCGCGGGCCAGCGGCCGGGTCCTCGTCTCGCCGCGCGTGATCGAGCTGCTCCGCGGCGAGGGCGTCCCCAAGGGCGACGCGCTGGCGACGGCCCGGATCGCCGGGATCATGGGGGCGAAGAAGACCCCCGACCTGATCCCGCTCTGCCATCCGCTCGCCGTCTCGGGCGTCACGCTGGACCTGGCGGTCACGGACGAGGCCGTCGAGATCCTGGCGACGGTGAAGACGACGGACCGCACGGGCGTCGAGATGGAGGCCCTGACGGCGGTCTCGGTGGCGGCCCTGACCGTCGTCGACATGGTGAAGGCGGTTGACAAGGGCGCGGTCATCTCCGACGTACGGGTGGAGGAGAAGACGGGCGGAAAGTCGGGCCACTGGACGCGGAGCGGATCGTGA
- a CDS encoding molybdenum cofactor biosynthesis protein B encodes MLGGALSAPYSALVVTASNRASAGVYEDKGGPLIAEGLARMGFAVDGPQIVPDGAPVEAALRAGIEAGYDAIVTTGGTGISPTDETPEVTRRVLDREIPGIPEAIRAYGREKVPTAALSRGLAGVAGGTLVVNLPGSPGGVRDGLAVLEPLLRHAVDQIRGGDHPRPS; translated from the coding sequence GTGCTCGGCGGTGCCTTGTCCGCCCCGTACTCCGCCCTGGTCGTCACCGCCTCGAACCGCGCCTCGGCCGGCGTGTACGAGGACAAGGGCGGTCCGCTGATCGCCGAGGGCCTGGCCCGGATGGGCTTCGCCGTGGACGGCCCGCAGATCGTCCCGGACGGGGCGCCGGTGGAGGCCGCGCTGCGGGCGGGGATCGAGGCGGGGTACGACGCGATCGTCACCACCGGCGGTACGGGCATCTCGCCCACCGACGAGACGCCCGAGGTCACCCGCCGGGTCCTGGACCGCGAGATCCCGGGCATCCCGGAGGCGATTCGCGCGTACGGCCGGGAGAAGGTGCCGACGGCGGCGCTCTCGCGCGGCCTCGCGGGGGTCGCGGGCGGCACCCTGGTGGTGAACCTGCCGGGTTCGCCGGGCGGGGTACGGGACGGGCTCGCGGTCCTGGAGCCGCTGCTGCGGCACGCCGTCGACCAGATCCGCGGCGGCGACCACCCGAGACCGTCATGA
- the galU gene encoding UTP--glucose-1-phosphate uridylyltransferase GalU: protein MNQSLPRLGRISKAVIPAAGLGTRFLPATKATPKEMLPVVDKPAIQYVVEEAVAAGLSDVLMITGRNKRPLEDHFDRNYELEEALMRKGDDERLSKVQESSDLATMHYVRQGAPRGLGHAVLCAAPHVGDQPFAVLLGDDLIDPRDPLLARMVEVQEREGGSVIALMEVEPAQIHLYGCAAVEATVDSDVVRVTDLVEKPEPAEAPSNYAIIGRYVLDPAVFGMLRETEPGRGGEIQLTDALQKLATDEKIGGPVHGVVFKGRRYDTGDRGDYLRAIVRLACEREDLGPDFRAWLRRYVSEEM from the coding sequence ATGAATCAGTCGCTCCCCAGGCTCGGCCGGATCAGCAAGGCTGTCATCCCGGCCGCCGGACTCGGCACCCGCTTCCTCCCGGCGACCAAGGCGACGCCGAAGGAGATGCTGCCGGTCGTCGACAAGCCGGCCATCCAGTACGTCGTCGAGGAGGCCGTCGCGGCCGGCCTCTCGGACGTTCTGATGATCACCGGCCGGAACAAGCGTCCCCTGGAGGACCACTTCGACCGGAACTACGAGCTGGAGGAAGCTCTGATGCGGAAGGGCGACGACGAACGCCTTTCCAAGGTCCAGGAGTCCAGCGACCTCGCCACCATGCACTACGTGCGCCAGGGCGCCCCGCGCGGGCTCGGCCACGCCGTGCTGTGCGCGGCCCCGCACGTCGGTGACCAGCCGTTCGCGGTGCTCCTCGGTGACGACCTGATCGACCCGCGCGACCCGTTGCTCGCGCGGATGGTGGAGGTCCAGGAGCGCGAGGGCGGCAGCGTGATCGCGCTGATGGAGGTCGAGCCCGCGCAGATCCACCTCTACGGCTGCGCGGCGGTCGAGGCGACCGTCGACTCGGACGTGGTGCGGGTGACGGACCTGGTCGAGAAGCCGGAACCGGCGGAGGCGCCCAGCAATTACGCGATCATCGGCCGCTACGTACTGGATCCGGCCGTCTTCGGGATGCTGCGGGAGACCGAGCCGGGTCGCGGTGGCGAGATCCAGCTGACCGACGCCCTGCAGAAGCTGGCCACCGACGAGAAGATCGGCGGGCCGGTGCACGGTGTCGTGTTCAAGGGGCGCCGTTATGACACCGGTGACCGCGGGGACTATCTGCGTGCCATTGTCAGACTCGCGTGCGAACGTGAAGATCTGGGACCGGACTTCCGGGCCTGGCTCCGGAGATACGTCAGCGAGGAGATGTAG
- a CDS encoding GNAT family N-acetyltransferase: MIPPWPVVLVDGDVVLRPIKMADQRAWREVNRRNREWLRPWEATVPPAAPGGPVAQRPTYRQMVRHLRSEAKAGRMLPFVIEYQGRLVGQLTVAGITWGSMCSGHVGYWVDSEVAGRGVMPTAVALAVDHCFRAVGLHRMEVCIRPENGPSRRVVEKLGFREEGLRPRYLHIDGAWRDHLVFALTVEEVPEGLVRRWRQTRMK, encoded by the coding sequence ATGATCCCGCCCTGGCCCGTGGTCCTGGTGGACGGGGACGTCGTCCTCCGTCCGATAAAGATGGCCGACCAGCGGGCCTGGCGCGAGGTGAACCGACGTAATCGCGAGTGGCTGCGGCCCTGGGAGGCGACGGTGCCGCCGGCGGCACCGGGCGGCCCGGTCGCGCAGCGGCCGACGTACCGTCAGATGGTGCGTCATCTGCGGTCGGAGGCGAAGGCCGGCCGGATGCTGCCGTTCGTCATCGAGTACCAGGGGCGGCTCGTCGGTCAGTTGACCGTGGCCGGGATCACCTGGGGCTCGATGTGCTCGGGCCACGTGGGGTACTGGGTGGACAGCGAGGTGGCCGGGCGCGGGGTGATGCCGACGGCGGTCGCGCTCGCCGTCGACCACTGCTTCCGCGCGGTCGGGCTGCACCGCATGGAGGTCTGCATCCGTCCGGAGAACGGCCCTTCGCGCCGCGTCGTCGAGAAACTCGGCTTTCGCGAGGAGGGGCTGCGCCCCCGCTATCTCCATATCGACGGCGCGTGGCGGGATCATCTGGTCTTCGCGCTGACGGTGGAGGAGGTGCCGGAGGGGCTCGTCCGGCGTTGGCGTCAGACGAGAATGAAATAA
- a CDS encoding potassium/proton antiporter, whose protein sequence is MVLLIAVAAVRISSRSGLPSLLLYLGIGIAIGQDGIGNVAFDNAELTQVIGYAALVVILAEGGLGTKWKEIKPALPAAVVLSTVGVAVSVGITATAAHYLVGLEWQQALIIGAVVSSTDAAAVFSVLRKVPLPSRVTGVLEAESGFNDAPVVILVVAFSTAGPVDAWYVLVGTIALELAIGVAVGLAVGFLGAYGLRHIALPASGLYPIAVMAIAVVAYAAGALAHGSGFLAVYLAAMVLGNAKLPHAPANRGFAEGLGWIAQIGMFVLLGLLVTPHELVHDFWPAVVIGLVLTMVARPMEVLVSLAPFRIPWQEQALMSWAGLRGAVPIILATIPMVGQIEGSERIFNIVFVLVVVYTLVQGPTLPWLAKALKLGDSAEAADLGVESAPLERLRGHLLSVAIPQGSRMHGVEVAELRLPAGAAVTLVVRDEKSFVPGPATVLRRGDELLVVATDPVRDATERRLRAVGQGGKLAGWLGTGGATAATKPSATAMRFHLPGGHEGHEGGGGGREGSHGRRDGGHGGHDGGENRHGSGSSKKTAG, encoded by the coding sequence CTGGTGTTGCTGATCGCCGTCGCGGCCGTGCGGATCTCGTCGCGGAGCGGGCTCCCCAGCCTGCTGCTCTACCTCGGGATCGGCATCGCGATAGGGCAGGACGGCATCGGCAACGTCGCCTTCGACAACGCCGAGCTGACCCAGGTCATCGGCTACGCCGCCCTCGTCGTGATCCTCGCCGAGGGTGGCCTCGGCACGAAGTGGAAGGAGATCAAGCCGGCCCTGCCGGCCGCCGTCGTCCTCTCCACCGTCGGCGTCGCCGTCAGCGTCGGCATCACGGCCACGGCCGCCCACTACCTCGTCGGCCTCGAATGGCAGCAGGCGCTGATCATCGGCGCCGTCGTCTCCTCCACCGACGCCGCCGCCGTCTTCTCCGTGCTGCGCAAGGTGCCGCTGCCCTCCCGGGTCACCGGTGTCCTGGAGGCCGAGTCCGGCTTCAACGACGCCCCGGTCGTCATCCTCGTCGTCGCCTTCTCCACCGCGGGACCCGTCGACGCCTGGTACGTCCTCGTCGGCACGATCGCCCTGGAGCTCGCCATCGGCGTCGCCGTCGGCCTCGCCGTCGGCTTCCTCGGCGCGTACGGCCTGCGGCACATCGCCCTGCCCGCCTCCGGCCTCTACCCGATCGCCGTCATGGCCATCGCGGTGGTGGCGTACGCGGCGGGCGCCCTGGCCCACGGCTCCGGCTTCCTCGCCGTCTACCTGGCCGCGATGGTCCTCGGCAACGCCAAACTGCCGCACGCACCCGCCAACCGCGGCTTCGCCGAGGGGCTCGGCTGGATCGCCCAGATCGGCATGTTCGTCCTGCTCGGCCTGCTCGTCACCCCGCACGAGCTGGTGCACGACTTCTGGCCCGCCGTCGTCATCGGCCTCGTCCTGACGATGGTCGCGCGGCCGATGGAGGTCCTGGTCAGCCTGGCGCCCTTCCGGATCCCCTGGCAGGAGCAGGCCCTCATGTCCTGGGCCGGCCTCCGCGGAGCCGTCCCCATCATCCTCGCCACCATTCCGATGGTGGGGCAGATCGAGGGCAGCGAGCGGATCTTCAACATCGTCTTCGTCCTCGTCGTCGTCTACACCCTGGTCCAGGGACCGACCCTGCCCTGGCTGGCGAAGGCGCTGAAGCTGGGCGACTCCGCGGAGGCCGCCGACCTCGGCGTCGAATCGGCCCCCCTGGAGCGGCTCCGCGGCCACCTGCTCTCCGTCGCGATCCCGCAGGGCTCCCGGATGCACGGTGTCGAGGTCGCCGAGCTGCGGCTCCCGGCCGGAGCGGCGGTCACCCTCGTCGTACGGGACGAGAAGAGCTTCGTACCGGGCCCCGCGACCGTCCTGCGCCGCGGCGACGAGCTCCTCGTCGTCGCGACCGACCCGGTGCGGGACGCCACGGAGCGGCGCCTGCGGGCGGTCGGACAGGGCGGCAAGCTCGCGGGCTGGCTGGGTACGGGGGGCGCCACGGCGGCCACGAAGCCCAGCGCCACGGCGATGCGCTTCCACCTTCCCGGCGGCCACGAAGGCCACGAAGGCGGCGGAGGCGGTCGCGAAGGCAGCCACGGCCGTCGCGACGGCGGCCACGGCGGCCATGACGGTGGCGAAAACCGCCACGGCAGTGGCTCCTCGAAGAAAACAGCCGGTTAA
- a CDS encoding penicillin acylase family protein, which translates to MPSNTTAPPAKKKGRRVRLLLLVLVLALVAGIGFAGYWGVTTVRASFPQTTGEIRIDSLSGDVEVKRDANGVPQIYADNETDLFRAQGYVQAQDRFYEMDVRRHMTAGRLSEMFGEGQVDTDAFLRTLGWRQVAQQEYDKVLSAETKKYLQAYAEGVNAYLKDRDPADISVEYAALAFTNDYAIEPWTPVDSVAWLKAMAWDLRGNMQDEIDRSLMTSRLSASQIKQLYPAYPYALHQPIVDQGAVDESTGSFDPTAKAGEADGATTGDTPGTGPGGSSGSSSQGGGVDAQLSGLSEVLDSIPALLGPNGNGIGSNSWVVAGRYTTSGKPLLANDPHLAPMLPSLWYQMGLHCRSVSATCRYDVAGYTFSGMPGVIIGHNDKIAWGLTNLGADVTDLYLERIGPDGYLVDGKVKPFTTREETIKVAGGEDRKITVRSTDRGPLVSDRSSELEKVGQKAPVGNAAPDRGTGYGVSLQWTALQPGKSMDAIFALDRAKDFTTFRAAARNFEVPSQNLIYADTAGNIGYQSPGKIPQRGKGDGTLPAPGWDSTYRWKGYIPFAQLPYEYNPDRGYIVTANQAVIDEKTYPDLLTKDWGYGSRSQRINDLIESKIKDGGKISPDDMRTMQTDNRSEIATLLNPLLLKVDISDPYVREAQKLLEGWDYTQEPDSAAAAYFNAVWRNVLKLAFGNKLPKELRAEGDCITVRPADATGPVDEQNKLVRECGQRDPDSAQPDGGDRWYEVVRPLLKQEDSEWWTSPGSRTDAATETRDQLLARAMKDARWELTAKLGKDVSTWSWGRLHQLTLKNQTLGTAGPGLVQQLLNRGPWNLGGGEAAVDATGWNAAGGYEVIWVPSMRMVVNVGDWDKSRWVNLTGASGHAFDPHYTDQTDAWARGELFDWAYGKAAVDAATKDTLVLKP; encoded by the coding sequence ATGCCCTCCAACACGACCGCGCCCCCCGCCAAGAAGAAAGGGCGGCGCGTCCGCCTGCTCCTCCTCGTCCTGGTCCTTGCGCTGGTCGCGGGCATCGGATTCGCCGGGTACTGGGGTGTCACCACCGTCCGGGCCTCGTTCCCGCAGACCACCGGCGAGATCCGGATCGACAGCCTCTCCGGCGACGTCGAGGTGAAGCGCGACGCGAACGGCGTCCCGCAGATCTACGCGGACAACGAGACGGACCTCTTCCGCGCCCAGGGCTACGTCCAGGCGCAGGACCGCTTCTACGAGATGGACGTCCGGCGGCACATGACCGCGGGCCGGCTCTCGGAGATGTTCGGCGAGGGCCAGGTCGACACCGACGCCTTCCTGCGCACGCTCGGCTGGCGCCAGGTCGCGCAGCAGGAGTACGACAAGGTCCTGTCGGCCGAGACGAAGAAGTACCTCCAGGCCTACGCGGAGGGCGTCAACGCCTACCTGAAGGACCGGGACCCGGCGGACATCTCCGTCGAGTACGCGGCGCTGGCCTTCACCAACGACTACGCGATCGAGCCGTGGACCCCGGTCGACTCGGTGGCCTGGCTCAAGGCGATGGCCTGGGACCTGCGCGGCAACATGCAGGACGAGATCGACCGCTCGCTGATGACGAGCCGGCTGAGCGCGAGCCAGATCAAGCAGCTGTACCCGGCGTACCCGTACGCGCTCCACCAGCCGATCGTCGACCAGGGCGCGGTCGACGAGTCGACCGGCTCCTTCGACCCGACGGCGAAGGCCGGCGAGGCCGACGGCGCGACGACGGGCGACACCCCGGGCACGGGCCCCGGCGGCTCCTCCGGTTCGTCCTCCCAGGGCGGCGGCGTGGACGCCCAGCTCAGCGGGCTCTCCGAGGTCCTCGACAGCATCCCGGCCCTCCTCGGCCCCAACGGCAACGGCATCGGCTCGAACTCGTGGGTCGTCGCCGGGAGGTACACGACCTCCGGCAAGCCGCTCCTCGCCAACGACCCGCACCTCGCGCCGATGCTGCCGTCCCTCTGGTACCAGATGGGTCTGCACTGCCGCTCGGTCTCGGCCACCTGCCGCTACGACGTCGCCGGCTACACCTTCTCGGGCATGCCCGGCGTGATCATCGGCCACAACGACAAGATCGCCTGGGGTCTCACCAACCTCGGCGCCGACGTCACCGACCTCTACCTGGAGCGGATCGGCCCCGACGGCTACCTCGTCGACGGCAAGGTCAAGCCCTTCACGACCCGCGAGGAGACCATAAAGGTCGCCGGCGGCGAGGACCGGAAGATCACGGTCCGCTCCACCGACCGCGGCCCGCTCGTCTCCGACCGCTCCTCCGAACTGGAGAAGGTCGGCCAGAAGGCCCCCGTCGGCAACGCCGCCCCCGACCGCGGCACCGGCTACGGCGTCTCCCTCCAGTGGACCGCGCTCCAGCCGGGCAAGTCGATGGACGCGATCTTCGCGCTCGACCGCGCCAAGGACTTCACCACCTTCCGCGCCGCGGCCCGGAACTTCGAGGTCCCGTCCCAGAACCTGATCTACGCCGACACCGCGGGCAACATCGGCTACCAGTCCCCGGGCAAGATCCCGCAGCGCGGCAAGGGCGACGGCACCCTCCCGGCGCCGGGCTGGGACTCCACGTACCGGTGGAAGGGGTACATCCCCTTCGCGCAGCTGCCGTACGAGTACAACCCCGACCGCGGCTACATCGTCACCGCCAACCAGGCCGTGATCGACGAGAAGACCTACCCCGACCTGCTCACCAAGGACTGGGGCTACGGCTCGCGCAGCCAGCGGATCAACGACCTCATCGAGTCGAAGATCAAGGACGGCGGCAAGATCTCGCCGGACGACATGCGGACCATGCAGACGGACAACCGCAGCGAGATCGCGACCCTGCTCAACCCGCTCCTGCTGAAGGTCGACATCTCGGACCCGTACGTCCGCGAGGCGCAGAAGCTCCTGGAGGGCTGGGACTACACCCAGGAGCCCGACTCGGCCGCCGCCGCCTACTTCAACGCGGTCTGGCGCAACGTCCTCAAGCTCGCCTTCGGGAACAAGCTGCCCAAGGAGCTGCGCGCCGAGGGCGACTGCATCACCGTGCGCCCGGCCGACGCCACCGGCCCGGTCGACGAGCAGAACAAGCTCGTCCGCGAGTGCGGCCAGCGCGACCCCGACTCGGCGCAGCCGGACGGCGGCGACCGCTGGTACGAGGTGGTCCGCCCGCTCCTCAAGCAGGAGGACAGCGAGTGGTGGACGAGTCCCGGCAGCCGCACCGACGCGGCCACCGAGACCCGTGACCAGCTGCTCGCCCGGGCCATGAAGGACGCCCGCTGGGAGCTGACCGCCAAGCTCGGCAAGGACGTCTCGACCTGGAGCTGGGGCCGGCTGCACCAGCTGACCCTGAAGAACCAGACCCTCGGCACCGCCGGCCCCGGCCTCGTGCAGCAGCTCCTCAACCGCGGCCCGTGGAACCTGGGCGGCGGCGAGGCGGCGGTCGACGCGACCGGCTGGAACGCGGCCGGCGGCTACGAGGTGATCTGGGTGCCGTCGATGCGGATGGTGGTCAACGTCGGCGACTGGGACAAGTCCCGGTGGGTCAACCTGACCGGGGCCTCGGGCCACGCCTTCGACCCCCACTACACCGACCAGACGGACGCCTGGGCGAGGGGCGAGCTCTTCGACTGGGCCTACGGCAAGGCGGCGGTCGACGCGGCGACGAAGGACACGCTGGTCCTCAAGCCGTAG
- the glp gene encoding gephyrin-like molybdotransferase Glp encodes MWSVDEHLADILATVGPLEPIELQLLDAQGCVLVEDVTVPVALPPFDNSSMDGYAVRVADVAGATEEFPAVLTVIGDVAAGDGGLPTVGPGQAARIMTGAPLPPGAEAVVPVEWTDGGTGGGAATGMRAASSAPEGAGGEVRVHRAAEARAHVRARGSDVRAGELALAAGTVLGPPQIGLLAAIGRGTVRVRPRPRVVVISTGSELVQPGEPLGEGQIHDSNSFALAAAARDAGALAYRVGAVTDDAETLRATIEDQLIRADLIVTTGGVSVGAYDVVKEALGADGQVDFRKLAMQPGKPQGFGAIGAEQIPLLALPGNPVSSYVSFELFVRPAIRALMGVEDLHRPTVTAVLTADKALSSPAGRRQFLRGAYDPEAGTVTPVGGAGSHLIAALAHADCLLVVPEETDSVEPGSELEVVLLG; translated from the coding sequence CTGTGGTCGGTGGACGAGCACCTGGCCGACATCCTCGCGACGGTCGGCCCGCTCGAACCCATCGAACTCCAACTCCTCGACGCGCAGGGCTGCGTCCTCGTCGAGGACGTGACGGTGCCGGTCGCGCTGCCGCCCTTCGACAACAGCTCCATGGACGGGTACGCGGTACGGGTCGCCGATGTCGCCGGTGCCACCGAGGAGTTCCCCGCCGTCCTCACGGTCATCGGGGACGTCGCGGCCGGTGACGGCGGGCTGCCCACGGTCGGCCCCGGCCAGGCCGCCCGGATCATGACGGGCGCCCCGCTGCCGCCCGGCGCCGAGGCCGTCGTCCCCGTCGAGTGGACCGACGGCGGTACGGGCGGGGGCGCGGCCACCGGCATGCGCGCCGCGAGCTCCGCCCCGGAGGGCGCGGGCGGCGAGGTCCGGGTGCACCGGGCCGCCGAGGCCCGCGCGCACGTCCGCGCGCGCGGCAGCGACGTCCGGGCCGGGGAGCTGGCCCTCGCGGCGGGCACGGTCCTGGGGCCGCCGCAGATCGGGCTCCTCGCGGCGATCGGCCGGGGCACGGTCCGCGTGCGGCCGCGTCCGAGGGTCGTGGTCATCTCCACCGGCAGCGAGCTCGTCCAGCCCGGCGAGCCGCTGGGCGAGGGCCAGATCCACGACTCCAACAGCTTCGCGCTGGCCGCGGCCGCGCGGGACGCGGGCGCCCTGGCCTACCGGGTGGGCGCCGTCACCGACGACGCCGAGACGCTGCGGGCCACGATCGAGGACCAGCTCATCCGGGCGGACCTGATCGTGACGACGGGCGGGGTGAGCGTCGGGGCGTACGACGTGGTGAAGGAGGCGCTGGGCGCCGACGGGCAGGTCGACTTCCGCAAGCTGGCCATGCAGCCGGGCAAGCCGCAGGGCTTCGGCGCGATCGGCGCCGAGCAGATCCCGCTCCTCGCGCTGCCGGGCAACCCGGTCTCCTCGTACGTCTCCTTCGAGCTCTTCGTGCGGCCCGCGATCCGGGCCCTGATGGGCGTCGAGGACCTGCACAGACCGACCGTCACGGCGGTCCTCACCGCGGACAAGGCGCTGTCGTCGCCGGCCGGCCGCCGTCAGTTCCTGCGCGGCGCGTACGACCCGGAGGCGGGCACCGTCACTCCGGTGGGCGGCGCCGGCTCGCACCTGATCGCGGCCCTCGCGCACGCGGACTGCCTGCTCGTGGTCCCCGAGGAGACGGACAGCGTGGAGCCGGGCAGTGAGCTGGAAGTGGTCCTCCTCGGCTGA
- the glpR gene encoding gephyrin-like molybdotransferase receptor GlpR, producing MSSSGLIYAVIVGAWAAYLVPMWLRRQDELNEARPTERFSTAIRLLSGRAGMERRYAKELKERDLTAEGPTPDVDPDVETEHLSSVDVRAFSAPAARTEARLELPEPEPEPAPEPASAPAPARPATGAAAERARRGKVLARRRRTTTLLFAGFTLGAVVAAVGGVPFLWAPAVPALLLSSYIVHLRVQERRRFVYVMDRRRAEAAAARLRESRRPTPTPEPAPEASPQEAGRRALVEQTDHAEWVDQQRERGPARGDSWEPVPVPLPTYVTAPVAPRASSGVDITDPETWSAARSSTAADPAPAPSPAPRRRSAPPRRGRDNGRTPLFDQYADDDRPRAANE from the coding sequence GTGAGCAGCAGCGGCCTCATCTACGCAGTCATCGTCGGGGCCTGGGCCGCCTACTTGGTGCCGATGTGGCTCCGCAGGCAGGACGAGCTGAACGAAGCCCGTCCGACGGAACGCTTCAGCACCGCCATCCGGCTGCTGTCCGGACGGGCGGGAATGGAGCGCCGGTACGCCAAGGAGCTCAAGGAGCGGGACCTTACGGCGGAGGGACCGACGCCCGACGTGGACCCGGACGTGGAGACCGAGCATCTGAGCTCGGTCGACGTCCGGGCCTTTTCCGCGCCCGCGGCCAGGACCGAGGCGCGCCTCGAACTCCCGGAGCCCGAACCGGAACCCGCGCCGGAACCCGCCTCCGCCCCCGCCCCGGCCCGCCCGGCCACGGGCGCGGCGGCCGAGCGGGCCCGCCGGGGCAAGGTCCTCGCCCGGCGCCGGCGCACCACGACGCTCCTCTTCGCCGGCTTCACCCTCGGCGCGGTCGTCGCGGCCGTCGGCGGCGTCCCCTTCCTGTGGGCGCCCGCGGTCCCGGCGCTGCTCCTGAGCTCGTACATCGTGCATCTGCGGGTCCAGGAGCGGCGGCGCTTCGTGTACGTGATGGACCGGCGCCGCGCGGAAGCGGCGGCGGCCCGGCTGCGCGAGAGCCGACGGCCCACCCCGACGCCCGAGCCGGCGCCCGAGGCCTCCCCGCAGGAGGCGGGCCGCCGTGCCCTGGTCGAGCAGACCGACCACGCGGAGTGGGTGGACCAGCAGCGCGAGCGCGGCCCGGCCCGCGGCGACAGCTGGGAGCCGGTCCCGGTCCCGCTCCCCACGTACGTCACCGCCCCGGTCGCCCCGCGCGCGTCGAGCGGCGTCGACATCACGGACCCGGAGACCTGGAGCGCGGCCCGCTCCTCGACGGCCGCGGACCCGGCCCCCGCCCCGTCCCCGGCTCCTCGCCGCCGGAGCGCCCCGCCGCGCCGCGGCCGCGACAACGGCCGCACGCCGCTCTTCGACCAGTACGCGGACGACGACCGCCCTCGGGCGGCCAACGAATGA